The sequence CGCCATCGCCGAAACGATGTGCTTCGATGAGGGCGACGGAGACGCCATTTTCGGCGAGGCTACAGGCGGCCTGAAGGCCGGTATAACCGCCGCCGATGACGGCGACATCAACCTCTTTCGAGCCGTCGAGGGCAGGATAGTCCGGCCGCTCGCCGACGGTTGCCTGATACCAGGAAATTCCCGGCGCAATCGGGCTTTGCCATGTCATGCTCGGGGCTCCTCACACGTTGAGAAGCAGGAATTCCCGCTCCCAGGGGCTGATGACCTGCATGAAGGTCTCGAACTCCCCGCGTTTCAGGCCGGCATAGAGGCCCACGAATTCATGGCCGAACACCCGGTCGAACTGCTCTTCGCCTTCCAGCAGCGCCACGGCCTCAAGGAGACCGCGCGGCAGGTCGATGGAGCCTTCATTGGCCGTATCGGCGGTGGGCTCGGTCGGCTCGATATTGTTGACGATGCCGAGCCAGCCGCAGCCGAGCGAGGCGGCAAGTGCGAGATACGGATTGGCGTCCGAACTCGGCAGGCGGTTTTCGACACGCCGCGCCTGCGGGCCGGAAATCGGCACACGGAAGGCGGTCGTGCGGTTGTCGTAACCCCAGGCATTGTTGACCGGGCAGGCCATGTCGGGCGTCAGGCGGCGATAGGAATTCACGTAAGGAGCAAGCATGACCAGCGCGTTCGGAACATAACGCTGCATGCCGCCCACGAAGGAGAAGAATTCCTTCGAAGGGCTGCCATCGGCATTGGAGAAGATATTGCGGCCGCTGTCGATTTCCACCACCGACTGGTGGATATGCATGGCCGAACCCGGCTGGCCCTGCATGGGCTTGGCCATGAAGGTGGCGTAGATGCCATGCTTCAGCGCCGCCTCGCGAATGGTGCGCTTGAACAGGAACACCTGGTCGGCAAGCTCGATAGGATCGCCATGGCGCAGGTTGATTTCCAGCTGCGCTGGGCCTTCCTCGTGGATCAGCGTATCGATCTCGAGACCCTGCTTTTCCGAGAAATGGTAGATGTCGTCGATCAGCTCGTCGAATTCGTTGATACCGGCGATCGAATAGCTCTGCCCGCCGACGATGGAGCGGCCGGACCGGCCCTTCGGCGGATGCAGCGGATAATCCGGGTCGTCATTCATGGCGACGAGGTAGAATTCGATTTCCGGCGCCACGACCGGCTTCCAGCCCTTTTCGGTATAGAGCGAAAGCACGTTCTTCAGCACATTGCGCGGCGTGTAGGGCACGAAATTGCCCTCGGCATCCACCACGTCGCAGATCACCTGCGCGGTCGGGTCCGTTTCCCACGGCACGACGGAAAGGGTGGAAAGATCGGGCACCAGCTTCAGGTCGCTGTCGCGCGGCTCATAGCGGAAATTGGCGGTCTCGTCAGGATATTCGCCTGATATCGTATGGCGGTAGAGTGCGGATGGCAGGGCCAGCGAGGTGTCGCCCGTGAACTTCGCCGTCGGCATCATCTTGCCGCGCGGAACCCCGGCAAGGTCGGGGGTAATGCATTCTATGTCTTCGATCCCGCGTGCCCTCAGCCATTGGGCGGCTTCGCGCCAGGAGGAAACGCCACGGGTGGAGGAAAGGTCGAGGGGAGGGGTCTTCTTTGCCATGGTTGCCTGTTTCTTCGGGCGGAGCATGGTTTTTTTGGCGGGCATGTATCACCGGGTCTGTGTTTCGACTGGCGCCATCATAACCGTAGTTTGGCAATTGGCGAGGGGGAAAGCGCCATTGACAAGCGCCGGCACTTCGAAAAGAGGAAAGGAAACGGATCGGATGGAATGATGACAGAGAAATGTGACGTGCTGATTTTGGGGGCGGGCGCCGCCGGCATGATGTGCGCCATCCGCGCCGGCCAGCGCGGCCGCTCCGTCGTCATTCTCGACCATGCGAAAGCGCCGTGCGAAAAAATCCGCATCTCCGGCGGCGGCCGCTGCAACTTCACCAATATCCATGCCGGGCCGAAGAATTATCTCTCCGCCAATCCGCATTTCGCCAAATCCGCGCTTGCCCGCTACACACCGCGCGATTTCATCGCCCTTGTCGAAAAACACCGCATCGCCTGGCATGAAAAAACGCTCGGCCAGCTCTTTTGCGATGACAGCGCCAAGGACATCATCCGCATGCTGCTTGGCGAAATGCAGGCGGTGAATGCGAAGCTGCGGCTCGAAACGTCAGTCTCGGCCGTCACCCA comes from Rhizobium rhizogenes and encodes:
- a CDS encoding glutamine synthetase family protein; translation: MPAKKTMLRPKKQATMAKKTPPLDLSSTRGVSSWREAAQWLRARGIEDIECITPDLAGVPRGKMMPTAKFTGDTSLALPSALYRHTISGEYPDETANFRYEPRDSDLKLVPDLSTLSVVPWETDPTAQVICDVVDAEGNFVPYTPRNVLKNVLSLYTEKGWKPVVAPEIEFYLVAMNDDPDYPLHPPKGRSGRSIVGGQSYSIAGINEFDELIDDIYHFSEKQGLEIDTLIHEEGPAQLEINLRHGDPIELADQVFLFKRTIREAALKHGIYATFMAKPMQGQPGSAMHIHQSVVEIDSGRNIFSNADGSPSKEFFSFVGGMQRYVPNALVMLAPYVNSYRRLTPDMACPVNNAWGYDNRTTAFRVPISGPQARRVENRLPSSDANPYLALAASLGCGWLGIVNNIEPTEPTADTANEGSIDLPRGLLEAVALLEGEEQFDRVFGHEFVGLYAGLKRGEFETFMQVISPWEREFLLLNV